One stretch of Anolis carolinensis isolate JA03-04 chromosome 3, rAnoCar3.1.pri, whole genome shotgun sequence DNA includes these proteins:
- the u2af1 gene encoding splicing factor U2AF 35 kDa subunit isoform X1, translating into MAEYLASIFGTEKDKVNCSFYFKIGACRHGDRCSRLHNKPTFSQTIALLNIYRNPQNSSQSADGLRCAVSDVEMQEHYDEFFEEVFTEMEEKYGEVEEMNVCDNLGDHLVGNVYVKFRREEDAEKAVIDLNNRWFNGQPIHAELSPVTDFREACCRQYEMGECTRGGFCNFMHLKPISRELRRELYGRRRKKHRSRSRSRERRSRSRDRGRGGGGGGGGGGGGGGRERDRRRSRDRERSGRF; encoded by the exons AGTGAACTgttctttttatttcaaaattggGGCATGCCGTCATGGAGATCGTTGTTCTCGGTTGCACAATAAGCCAACATTTAGTCAG ACCATTGCCCTCTTGAACATTTACCGTAACCCTCAAAACTCTTCCCAGTCTGCTGACGGTTTGCGCT GTGCTGTGAGCGATGTTGAAATGCAAGAACATTATGATGAATTCTTTGAG GAAGTCTTcacagaaatggaagaaaaatatgGTGAAGTAGAAGAGATGAATGTCTGTGACAACCTTGGAGATCATCTAGTTGGAAACGTATATGTAAAG TTTCGACgtgaagaagatgcagaaaaggctgtgattgacCTAAACAATCGATGGTTTAATGGGCAGCCAATTCATGCTGAGCTCTCCCCTGTGACAGATTTCAGAGAAGCGTGTTGCCGCCAGTATGAAATGGG TGAGTGCACCCGAGGAGGTTTCTGTAACTTCATGCATTTGAAACCCATTTCTCGAGAATTGAGACGTGAGCTGTATGGCCGCCGTCGTAAGAA GCATAGATCCAGGTCAAGATCCCGTGAGCGTCGCTCTAGATCCAGAGATCGTGGCCGtggaggcggcggaggaggaggaggaggaggaggaggcggtggcCGAGAGCGCGATAGAAGGCGGTCAAGAGATCGTGAAAGATCTGGGAGATTCTGA
- the u2af1 gene encoding splicing factor U2AF 35 kDa subunit isoform X2, with amino-acid sequence MAEYLASIFGTEKDKVNCSFYFKIGACRHGDRCSRLHNKPTFSQTILIQNIYRNPQNSAQTADGSHCAVSDVEMQEHYDEFFEEVFTEMEEKYGEVEEMNVCDNLGDHLVGNVYVKFRREEDAEKAVIDLNNRWFNGQPIHAELSPVTDFREACCRQYEMGECTRGGFCNFMHLKPISRELRRELYGRRRKKHRSRSRSRERRSRSRDRGRGGGGGGGGGGGGGGRERDRRRSRDRERSGRF; translated from the exons AGTGAACTgttctttttatttcaaaattggGGCATGCCGTCATGGAGATCGTTGTTCTCGGTTGCACAATAAGCCAACATTTAGTCAG ACCATCTTGATTCAAAACATCTATCGTAATCCCCAAAACAGTGCACAGACGGCTGACGGCTCACACT GTGCTGTGAGCGATGTTGAAATGCAAGAACATTATGATGAATTCTTTGAG GAAGTCTTcacagaaatggaagaaaaatatgGTGAAGTAGAAGAGATGAATGTCTGTGACAACCTTGGAGATCATCTAGTTGGAAACGTATATGTAAAG TTTCGACgtgaagaagatgcagaaaaggctgtgattgacCTAAACAATCGATGGTTTAATGGGCAGCCAATTCATGCTGAGCTCTCCCCTGTGACAGATTTCAGAGAAGCGTGTTGCCGCCAGTATGAAATGGG TGAGTGCACCCGAGGAGGTTTCTGTAACTTCATGCATTTGAAACCCATTTCTCGAGAATTGAGACGTGAGCTGTATGGCCGCCGTCGTAAGAA GCATAGATCCAGGTCAAGATCCCGTGAGCGTCGCTCTAGATCCAGAGATCGTGGCCGtggaggcggcggaggaggaggaggaggaggaggaggcggtggcCGAGAGCGCGATAGAAGGCGGTCAAGAGATCGTGAAAGATCTGGGAGATTCTGA
- the u2af1 gene encoding splicing factor U2AF 35 kDa subunit isoform X3 — MQEHYDEFFEEVFTEMEEKYGEVEEMNVCDNLGDHLVGNVYVKFRREEDAEKAVIDLNNRWFNGQPIHAELSPVTDFREACCRQYEMGECTRGGFCNFMHLKPISRELRRELYGRRRKKHRSRSRSRERRSRSRDRGRGGGGGGGGGGGGGGRERDRRRSRDRERSGRF; from the exons ATGCAAGAACATTATGATGAATTCTTTGAG GAAGTCTTcacagaaatggaagaaaaatatgGTGAAGTAGAAGAGATGAATGTCTGTGACAACCTTGGAGATCATCTAGTTGGAAACGTATATGTAAAG TTTCGACgtgaagaagatgcagaaaaggctgtgattgacCTAAACAATCGATGGTTTAATGGGCAGCCAATTCATGCTGAGCTCTCCCCTGTGACAGATTTCAGAGAAGCGTGTTGCCGCCAGTATGAAATGGG TGAGTGCACCCGAGGAGGTTTCTGTAACTTCATGCATTTGAAACCCATTTCTCGAGAATTGAGACGTGAGCTGTATGGCCGCCGTCGTAAGAA GCATAGATCCAGGTCAAGATCCCGTGAGCGTCGCTCTAGATCCAGAGATCGTGGCCGtggaggcggcggaggaggaggaggaggaggaggaggcggtggcCGAGAGCGCGATAGAAGGCGGTCAAGAGATCGTGAAAGATCTGGGAGATTCTGA